From Ptychodera flava strain L36383 chromosome 9, AS_Pfla_20210202, whole genome shotgun sequence:
CTGTCCATAGTTTCCTTGGCGTATTTTCTATGGCACACTTTGGAATGTATACCTCCGGCCCAAAGGACCCCAGCATCCCCTCTTCCTTGGGACCAGTAGTCGGATAGAATCTGATTAGGTCAGGGTCCTCTGGAGCCTTGATTTCTGAGTCAGCAAGTTCACCTATGCGGCGCATCGTTTCCTGTTTTGAGGAAAGAAGCTGGGATGCATCCCCATTTTGGATCTGTGCTTCAATATGATCACACGTCGTTGAAATGCTGCCATGTTTAAGTTCGCATCCATCGAGCTCTGCTTTTGCTATTTTCAAGTGCCGGTTATACGTAGTATTCAACTCGTCAATTAGTCTTTTCTCTTCCCTTCCAACCATTTCTCTCACCTCTTTTGCTTTCATCATTACTTTCATTTCCTCATCTCGATACCACATTTTTACACGTTTTTCGTTTTCCCTTGCTGACGATTTATGTTTTACAGCTTCTTCTTGTCTACCTCTTAGTTTAGCAACCATTTCTGCTAGATAATCCGAGTATTCCCTACCTGCATCCTGTAAGTCTCTGTGATTATGATTTGGAATTCGATGTTTAACCACTATACAGTCAGAACAGACAGGAACCTGACATGTGTCACAGTAAAACTTGACAATATTCTCAGGATGCGTGCTGCAGTAGACTTTGGTATGTACCTGAACATTGCACGATCTGGCTTCGTTATACTCAATAAGCGTCATTAATTTGTGATTACGTGTAGCAGGTACGGTCCTGTGAGGCTTTGTACAAGATTGGCAGAAATCCAAATTACAATCGAGGCACTTGATTTCGGCGCTTTTTTCTTCACAGCCTTGACAGAGTCCAGGGTGTCCATCTCTTTTTCTTTGATCCAACGTATCAATAAGTGACTTGATAAAGAAGTTGCCTTGCAGGTCAGCAACTCCACCATCGGGAAGTTGACACGGCGCACCACAAGTAGGACAAATTAACCTACCCGTGTTCTTCACCAATGCTGTTACACATTGttcacaaaatgagtgattacATGGCAACAATTTTGGTTTCGTGTATTGGTCCAGGCAAACAGGGCAAGAGAGTAAGTCTTCATTGATTTCTTGGAGGATTTTATCTGCCTCAGAATGAGTGGCACTAGCCATGACGCAAAAATGCCGTCCTGACTGATATCCAGTTTGGGCCCTCTGTGTTAATATAAATTGTCCGTTTGAGTTCGTACTATGCACTGGTGCAGACTGAtatgatcaacagttggttgcaCTTGTGAAGAGATATAGATAGGGGGTCATTTGTTAGTCTTTAACTTATGAAGGTCATAAGGTTCAATTCTCGATCATGTTTACCGTCTGtatgggtcaaagttcaaaacagCGAACACAATGATTTGCAAATAGCAGTTAATACACCAATTTTTTCGGTTGATTACATATCTTTGATGTTTTTTACACCTCGCTAATAAATTGCTGGTGTGCTGGCGCTCCAGTGTTTACAACTCTAGTCACTAACAAATCAACTGTGACAAACATCACATGTTTCTTTATTCGATATTAAGAGATCCAATCTGATACGGCACTTAATATCAAAACGAGTTGGCAATGGGATTGAATTGAGACGATAATATACTCGCTGTCGAGCCGTATCTGAATATTAGGTAAGTGAGACATAAGGTAGCCCTCACTTATTATGaagggtgggccgggggaattaggggagggtcacattttacaaacgtGCCTTTAGGGTGGACTCATTTTACATTGTTAGGCTTATGATGAATGAAAGGTCTAAAATGGAGTTGTGagagggactggacagaaataaCAGGGAGGGAAGGCCGGTGTTTTTGGGAGTGTGTCACAATTTTTCCcgcaagcagttttgaagacaTGAAATTTCACAATGCCTTTTTGGGAGGGTCACCAATTTTTGCGCAACTATTTGATAGAacgatgtggctgatatagtgctttgtccaaaaatatcaaatcataatacattgtAGTCGATTGGGCAAACTGTTAACAATTTCCCctacaaaacaagctatatgtTTGCTAATCTTTTTTGATGGAAGTGgaaggtaaaaagtgcatgtgtgtacaagaaatgtgatttttggattttatcgaaaatgttgattcactatatataTGGTAAATGAGAAAacacaatacatttttttggatATAAAACTGGCAATATTTGTTCATatatagatgtttgataattgatacaaatgtccttgattagaataggatgGTTACAAGTGTATATGTGAGTAGTATGCAAACTGGGGATTCTCGACCACACCTCCCTACCTAAGCCTCCATTTCACTCCGGAGGCTTACAACACACAACCACGCAACTCACCAAAATACGGAACTCTTACCAAAATGGGGGTGCGGTTGCCTGCTacttatgtgta
This genomic window contains:
- the LOC139141196 gene encoding tripartite motif-containing protein 2-like, translated to MASATHSEADKILQEINEDLLSCPVCLDQYTKPKLLPCNHSFCEQCVTALVKNTGRLICPTCGAPCQLPDGGVADLQGNFFIKSLIDTLDQRKRDGHPGLCQGCEEKSAEIKCLDCNLDFCQSCTKPHRTVPATRNHKLMTLIEYNEARSCNVQVHTKVYCSTHPENIVKFYCDTCQVPVCSDCIVVKHRIPNHNHRDLQDAGREYSDYLAEMVAKLRGRQEEAVKHKSSARENEKRVKMWYRDEEMKVMMKAKEVREMVGREEKRLIDELNTTYNRHLKIAKAELDGCELKHGSISTTCDHIEAQIQNGDASQLLSSKQETMRRIGELADSEIKAPEDPDLIRFYPTTGPKEEGMLGSFGPEVYIPKCAIENTPRKLWTGDVANMVIMTRDRQGRQATLCQGLRASMRRPDGSLQDMKITDNKDGTYGITLHGQMAGRYKVAITINNQPLPKSPLEIRFNKGLVKTIGTQGTGKGQFMYPTGIAINKHGDFVAADYGNGRIQIIGSEGDYKRSFTFPQFENEFRSKDVAISADDEYFMTDYGNKQVVVSDEYGNVLRHFSHPEMKYPRGIAISPLDGTLYVTDYDGKAGDTDTTTHCVWKFSKLGLGDHINSFGRFGKDPGEFFGPDLPSVNNQGMVFVPDLNNCRVQVFSSECSLLYLFGELGSVSGTMNIPEGVAVDAEGNVYVSEQRNRRVQKFDSEGRFISYIADSSDGVLWPVGIALTNDVPCKVAVMDRDNCCISVFAQ